CGATTTTAAAGCGCAGATGGATGCGCACGACGCCCAGTTGCGCGACATGGCCCAAAGCGCCCTTTCCACCAAGACACTTGCAGACCTGGAAAAACCCGGTGAGCGCAATCTGATCCGCAATGAATTGGTCTCCGGTTTCAACAACATTCTCGGCGACGGCATGGTCGAGGAAATCTATTTCCCCGAATTTGCCATCCAATAATGCGCAGCCATGAGTTCTCAAAATCCTCCCAACTCATCCGACAGCGCGTCGGCTCCCGCCACGGAGGATGTCGCCGTATTGACGGCTGCAGGCGCGCGTGAAACCCGCAAGCGTGGCGATATTCGTTCGCACGACTTCCGCCAATCCGGTTTTCTCACGCCCAGCGAATTGCGCCGCATCCGCCTGCGCCACGAACAATTCATTCGCGGCCTCGCCAGCAGGATGGCGATGTTTCTGCGGACGGAATTCATCGTGCAGCCCGCCAGGGTGCAGATTGTCGGCTATCAAAAATTTATCGAAAGCCTGCCGAATCCCACGCACATCACGCTGTTCAAAACCGATCCGTTGAAAGGCGTGGGGCTCCTCGTCATTCCGCCGCGGCTCAGCCTGATGATTGTCGATCGCCTGCTTGGCGGCCCCGGCCAAATGCCGGAAACCAGCCGCGACCTCAGCGAGATTGAAATCGCCCTCACCGACCAGGTGGCCACGCTCGTTCTGAGTGAATGGTGCAATCATTGGCCGGAAATGCGCGATTTGAAGCCTTCGCTGCTCGGCCATGAAAACAACAGCCGCTTTCTCCAGACTGCGCCAGCCGATACCGCCATGCTCGCCCTCACGATGAACAGCGGCATTGGCGAGCAACTCGAGCCCATCCAGATCCTTTTTCCGTACGCCACGGTCGAGCCGTTGATGCGACTCCTGAATCCGCCGATGCCGGAAAACGCTGCCACGCCCGCGCGCGCCGACAAGCCGAAATGGAACGCGGAATTCAACGACGTCAAAGTCCCCGTCACTGCCGAATGGCATGGATTGAAAATGTCCGCGGGCGACATCACGCGCCTGAAAAGCGGCGATGTGGTGATGCTTGACCCGCAATGCGCGGCGCAAGTCCACCTGCGCTTCAGCCATCTCCCGAAATTTGTTGGCCGCCCCGGCACTTGCAGTGGCAAGTGGGCGGTGCAATTGACCAGCCCGATTACCACCTGATTTTTCATGAACGCTACCGCTGAAAATCCCACCAATCTCAATCTCGTCCTGGACGTGCCCGTGAGTCTCACCATTGAGCTCGGCGGCTGCCAGCTTCCGATGCGCGAGGTGCTGCAACTCAACGTCGGTTCCGTCGTGCAGCTTGATAAGCCCGCCGATGCGCCGGTGGAATTGAGCGTGAACGGCAAGCTCATCGCCCGCGGTGAAGTCGTGGTCATCGAAGATCGCTTCGGCGTGAAGATCACCGAAATCATCGGCAGCGTTCCTGCTATGTAGGGAGTTGATGCATGACATCAGCTCAAAAACGCAATATTTAAAGGCTTTTGGCCGCGCCCATGCAATTCTTGC
The nucleotide sequence above comes from Candidatus Angelobacter sp.. Encoded proteins:
- a CDS encoding flagellar motor switch protein FliM — translated: MSSQNPPNSSDSASAPATEDVAVLTAAGARETRKRGDIRSHDFRQSGFLTPSELRRIRLRHEQFIRGLASRMAMFLRTEFIVQPARVQIVGYQKFIESLPNPTHITLFKTDPLKGVGLLVIPPRLSLMIVDRLLGGPGQMPETSRDLSEIEIALTDQVATLVLSEWCNHWPEMRDLKPSLLGHENNSRFLQTAPADTAMLALTMNSGIGEQLEPIQILFPYATVEPLMRLLNPPMPENAATPARADKPKWNAEFNDVKVPVTAEWHGLKMSAGDITRLKSGDVVMLDPQCAAQVHLRFSHLPKFVGRPGTCSGKWAVQLTSPITT
- the fliN gene encoding flagellar motor switch protein FliN is translated as MNATAENPTNLNLVLDVPVSLTIELGGCQLPMREVLQLNVGSVVQLDKPADAPVELSVNGKLIARGEVVVIEDRFGVKITEIIGSVPAM